The genomic segment CACGTCGAGATTGAGCAGCGCCACTGCcaaattaaaatgattacatGAAACTGTTTAAGATAACACACATAGCTAAGAGGGAAAATAACGTTTGGAGAACACATAGAAAATACAGGAACTCGGAAGATGCAAAGGGGCCGCAACAAAGCAAGCAAGAGAGAAATAAAGAGAGCGAAACACATACCCTAATACAAATCCCGAGATGGCAGCTGACCGTATACCATACGCCATGAAAAGTAGAAGAAGTAAAACCAAAATAACAGAGAGAAATTGAGGATCACAGCGACATAAACAAATTGCAGCCGTTAGAAATCGGTGAGTTCACTGGAAGGTGGATGAAATAACCCATCAACAGTAATGACCATGGTGAAGGAAAGGAAGAAATGTAGGAAGAAAATAAATGGGTCAATATATCTATTAAATGGTAGTGAGCAGCGAAAAAATTAATCCTCCATGAAGCCAAATTGCAAAATCTAGAAATATAATGGTACATATGGGAAAACACAATTGAAAGTGGCATATATGTATGTTAGATGTTAAACTAAAAATTTCTAATCTTTGTTATATTTCAATatctatataatatatgattttattagttcattaaaaaatttactaagaaattaaaataaataatttttctggcctaaaattttaaaaaaatataaatgtgTATTAATGTCCAAATCCATTTAAGATGGACAATGACTTACAAAAAAACTCTTAAAAAAAAcctattaatttaatttgttaacttaaattaaattaacaagaaaatttaaataaataattttgttgGCATAAAAGTTAGGAAATAAAGATGAATGTGTATTAATGTCCAAGTTCATTTAAGATGacaatgaattacaaaaaaaaacctTTAAGATAACCTCTTAATTTACTTGctaacttaaattaaataaatgaacaaggtcatataagaaaattcacaaatgaaagtgatatatttatatgtatgttagATTTGATTATATGTATGTTGTTTagatttgaaatttgataaatttatCTTTTAGAATTTATATGCACGTTTAAGTTATTtgtaatttaaattatattattttatataatataacgaTTTTCTTGTTCGATCGatccaaatatttttatttaaaatatttgatcatGAATCCAATTATGAGAAATATGGTACAATATATATGCATAGTATTAGACGTaacataatatttaaaaatttagatGATCATGCTATATCATCAAAGGATAGGAGAGAGACCACAAAATATCGTGAAAGGTGAAATATACTACTAAATAATTATGGCTAATGGAAATGTGGAGAAAAAGAAAAAGCAGGTTGATTAGTGGAAGTGTGAGGGAAACACATTGCAGTGATAAAGTGACTTTTAAGACAACAATTGACAATAATTTGCTCTGACTTCGCATTTTGGGTTTCCTGAGATGCTTGGCTGGTTTCGGTTTCTTTGTTGAAACAATGGCGTATGCTGCTCTTGTGTCACTTTTGCATGCCACAGACCAGTTTCTTGATTTGGATATGTGCTTCTTCCCTTTCACAAGGGAAAAAATCGAGTCTTTTCAAGGAACAATCAATTCTTTAGTGGCATTTCTTGATAAGTGCCCACCAATTTGCAGccaagaaatcaatgatttgATAAGGGAAATCAGAGATGTATCGTATGGAGCAGAGGATATCCTCGAGTCCCTAATAGCAACTCACTTTCTGCAAAAAGATGGAAGCGATGGTTATCACAGATTGAAGAGATTTCGAGAGATGAGCTTCGAACAAATCGTGGAAAAACTTGAATGGATTAACACAGAGGTGAGCAATATTCAGCTAGATGGGAATGATGTTCATGACCGGAGAATTTCAGCTCTTGCTGGTTCCTCGAGGGAGGCTTTGAGGGGCAATAACTCTAGTTTGGAGGCACTGGACGATGATCTGAAGATGAAACTGATGGAACAACTTGTAGCAGGATGTTCCCAAATCGACGTCATTCCGATCGTTGGCATGGGAGGGATTGGTAAGACGACTCTTgctagaatcttgtttgataGTCAGCTGATCAAGGAGTCTTTTGACATTCGTGGTTGGGTCACAGTATCTCAAACATATAGAGTCCAGGAAGTTGTTTTAGGCATTCTAAAAGACATCGGTGTACCTTTGGATAAAAAAAAGGATGTCGAACAACAACTATATCAAACTTTATATGGCAGAAAGTATTTAATTGTATTAGATGATGTTTGGGATATACAGGTCTGGAATGACTTGAGAAGGCTATTTCCAGATAAGAAAAATGGTAGTCGAATCATACTGACTACTAGACATTCGAAAGTGGCTGCATATGCCAACTCTTTTGGCGCTTATCATGAGATGCAGCTTCTAGATGAGGATTCGAGTTGGAGTCTCCTATGTCGAGAGATATTTCCCCAAAAAAATTGTCCATCTGAACTAGTTGAAATTGGAAAGGAGATTGCAAGACGATGCCACGGTCTTCCTCTAGCTCTATCTGCCATTGGTGGGCATCTTAAAAAGGAGAAACATACAGTAGAATGCTGGGAGTATGTTTCTGGAAATGTAAATATGGTCTTAAAGACAACTAATGACCCGACATTGGAGATATTAACTCTGAGTTATAACTACTTGCCCCATCATTTGAAAGCATGCTTCCTGTATTTTGGATTTTTCCAAGAAGATCGTCCCATAGAGGTATTCAAACTGGTGAATTTGTGGGTTGCTGAGGGATTTGTAAAGCCAAGTAGATGGAATAGCATAGAACACGTCGCAGAAGAATACTTGAGAGAGGTCATTGAGAGAAATCTTGTTTTCGTGCATAAATATGATTCGTTTGGGAAGCCGAAGAGATGTGGCATCCATGATTTATTTAGAGACATATGCATTAGGGAGGCTAAAAAAGAAAAGCTTTTTTATGTCTTGGATACAGATGAACCGCCCGACGATCTTTTGGAGATAAATAACTTACGGCGTTGTGTTCTAGAGGGTTACGAATCTCCTTCAATGGAGAGTAACTTAACCCTTCGTGATTATTACGATGACTATCATGTTGTTTGGGATGACAGTAATTCTTCGTACTCTGAAGATTCTAACTATTCAGATACTAATATTGAGTATGATGGAAGTGATAATACTCCTgcaaatgaacatgaatatcgaTTCAACATAAGGGATATTATGTTAACGACCCGTTCTTTAGTTTGTCATGGTATTGATACTTCACAACAAATTAAACTAGCTTCAGGATTGCTCAAGGTATTGAACATTAGCATGGGATCAACGAAGTTTCCAatgggaattttagaattcATCAACCTAAAGTACCTTCATCTTGGCAATGTCCGGGAAATCCCATCTTCAATATCTAGACTCAGGAACCTACAAACACTTATTATCCGGGTTATGCAGATAAAGTCTATGCCATCTGAAATTTGGAAGATGAAACAACTAAGGCATCTTCTGATCGGTGGTTTTCATCTTCTTGATATTCCTGATGTTCAAGGCGAAGGGACGAATGCATACTTTCTCGAATATCTCCAGACACTTTCAGAGATAATCGATTTCACTTGTAAGCGAGAGGTCATCGCAAGGGTCCCAAATCTTAAAGAGCTAAAACTTTTGTACAGCAGGGATGCTGTTCGCTGGCCATTTGAATCTATGCACAATCTTGTCTATTTGTGCGAACTTGAATCATTGCGCCTCGATTTCTGGCCAGGTGAGTATAACTTGCAGAACCTTGCCTTCCCTTTTTCGCTAAAAAAACTGGTGTTAGTAGGCTGTCGAATTCCTTGGGAGAAAATGACCATTATCGGTATCTTGCCCAATCTCGAGGTCCTCAAACTGAAGCTCAGAGCCACAAAAGGAAAATTCTGGGAGACGAATGAAGGAGAATTCATGCGATTGAAATTCCTCTCGATTCAGTTTTCAACTTTAGCAGAGTGGAAAACTGAAAAGGACCATTTCCCAAGCCTTCGGCACCTTATCCTCCAGGACTGCTGTTTACTGGAGGCAATCCCGTGTGAAATCGGAGAAATTTCGACCCTTGAAATAATTGAACTAAATGGATGTTCGCCTGCAGCAGTGTCTTCGGCAAAGGAAGTGCTCGGGGAAGATAGTGACATCAAGCTCATAATTTTCAATGATGTAAACAAATTGCATCCTGTTACTGATCGTTATACCTTTGATTTTTTTGTTCAACATGTCTGTGAGTCAATCAAGGAATCATGCTGTATCATCCTTTGAAGTTCTTGTAATTTACTTTCTACATCTTATGATTTGTTGGTATTTCACACTCTTTTTGGCCTGTTTCTGTTTTGCTGTTGTGATTTGTGCAGTGATGGTGCTCAAAATTTCTGGCTTGCTCTTCAAATTTTGGTTGAAAAGAAATGTCTTGCAAAATGTTGTGATCTAATGATACTTGCATGTTGATGTACTTTACAAAATCAGAATGCGTTTATTGTTGAGAAAATATTAGAATTTGAAGTCATGTTTAACATATTAGTCTCGTCAATGAAAGGCATCATGCGATCTGACGAGATACAAAGCTGAGTCAATGATACcatcttatttttatttaacttgccgatatatatatatatatatatatatatatatatatatatatatatatatatatatatatatatatatactaggaaccagggacggatccaggaataggagttggggtgggcttgaacttaatatgataaattatatattattaaaaaaaaagtacattatatcgttcaacgaagttgtgtcttacgggattttaaaacataaaattcatcaataatagaatttacatcaatatgtttagctaaatctcgttcaatatagagtgtcaaacaatcggcaagaaagtcatcctccattttattgcgaagtgccgtcttcacatgcttcattgctgaaaaagcccgttcaatagtggcagtagacacagataatgtcaaaacaagatgaatcaatctagtcaacataacataaacacttgaccgtccactctcggtcaattgctgacacaactcaacaagtgtagaaacctttaaattatgcatcacatcgagtttataaatgtatcaatgcatacttcaaaacaacaatttcttgatctgtgaaatctccaggataaaacttcttcgcaagcttgcaaatatcatcactgttaaatgagtcaaatgaatttttaggatctaaagctatactaagagaaagaagtttcaccgatgactcattgaaccgagtatttaactccatcaaaatgaaatctattgctgcattaaaaacatcaaagtggtaatgatgttctattgaataaaccgtcgctaattaaaaccACCGATCcaccttttttttattttttaataatttagcgacggttttagcaataaccgtcgctaatatttgcgactgcttttgataaaaccgtcgccgatccaaCGGCGACGGTTTATAACACCGTCGCAATAGTAGCGACGGTTatcaaaaaaccgtcgctaaaaccgtcgctaaataaaaaaattgggctaataatgaaaaatataatcacGAGAATtagataatatttaaaatcgtttgaataaaattttgtttatgAGTATTTATCAATCTAAATACATCAAAAAACAATACAttatgacaataaatcatatatattcacTTATTTATATGACATTTTTCAATCCGCGTGATTATAACATAATGACAGCTCTTTTAaatcaacaaaaatatatttcatccaaatatcattcaaaatgaaaaacaataaaaataaattaatagaaTAGTGAATTTTACCAAAATCAAAACCACAATGTACTTAAATAGAATCCATACAAATTTCCaataaaattatcttaatttacTAAATTGTCATAATAATGTTAAAAAACCGTTAAAACTTGTTACTAAGTTAAATATCACTTGTGCTTTTACTAACTTTTAACCCCTTGTGGATTTTATTTAACtttctatgtttttttaaatacatattatagataattaattttatatcagaatcaatcatttataaattaatattggTGATTAATAATTTCagtgaaataaattttttaacatAATATCACTCAAATAAATAGTGTAGTAAAacacatatataaaataatatgtaatactcagttaaaaaatatcatatataaaattgtaatatataacaaatgataataaattatcaatataattcatatttattataatgattatattaattaaaaaattatcaggattatatcataaatttatttaaaaagtaGAAAGTAATTTTCATTCTTTTTAATTTatcattactttttatttataTGAATAAAGTTGAAGTAGATCAAACTAATCAAATTATAcggtaaataaaatataatttttttttttgcaaaaaatcATATAGAATCTACATGAACTCAATGTTCATTTTCATTGAAAAAGTATCATAAGATAAATGATATTTACTGACATGATTTTAATAAAACTTGTAGAAAAGTATAAGCTTGAGATATATATTgagatattaattaaatatcataatttaataaaataaagtgtAATATTAAGGTGTTTTGTAATATTTATCGTTAATTCAACCAAATAATGAAATAAGGTTATTATCATTTTCAATCACAAtccttaaatatatttttttcaaataatttacaACATGTTAATAATTTAGTTAAATTATAGTAATATTAATCGAGTTATACCTGATCACAAATCAAATGATATCATCCGAAAGCAAACCAATATACTATCCTAACCACACTTTACCTCAACTATTTCATCATGACAAATTTTATGTAGAGGTGATAACGACAATCATTTACCCACACATATGCTCCGTTGagtttcaataataataattaatattattagtGATCATGACTTAGTTAATGTGGTGTGGTACATGAATAATATGTAAACAACATGAacaattttgaaatttaaaaatgagGTTAAAAGTTCTTGATGTaacaaaactaaaataaatataaactaATATATAATTCGGAAGATGAAAACTAAAATTACTATCAAAATAAATCATTGgaaattaatataatatcataattttgtgaaagatgataaatttattaaatagattAACCGAACTGTAAAAAAgatgaagcaaaagaaatggtaaCAAAACACGAACAAtcgataaattaaattaattaaatcaaagaaAATAACGTAATATCAAATAATTAAGTTAAAAAACTAATAGAAGGAGGAAAATAGATAATCACTAAAAGATCCAATGCATTaaacaaattaatgtaataaaaataaaataaatatacactATATAGTTTGGATAGGAGATCGGAGCTCAAAATAACCATAAAAATACATCCTTAGAGACCAAGATATAATCTTCAAATTTTGTGAAAAGCGGCAAGAAATAACCGAACtctgaaaaaaaataattcGGAAGAGGAGAACTTAAAAAAGACGAAAGGAAAAATGGTAACAAAACACGAACTGTCGATaaattaaactaattaaatcaaataaactaACGTAACATCAAATAAATAAGTTAAAAAACTCATAGAGGGATGAAAATAGATAAAcactaaaataaaatgaaacagTAAAAGATCCAATGCATTaaacaaattaatgtaataaaaataaaatacatatacaCTATATAAATTGGATAGAAGAGCTCAAAATAACCATCAAAATAAATCCTTAGAGACCAAGATATAATCTTTAAATTTTGTGAAAAGTGACAAGAATTAACCGAACTCTggaaaaaaacaagaaaaagcCATGTAGAACCGCAAGACGGAAAAAATAGGAATGAATTCAATGTTTTCAATGAATATTAATGctcatatattaataataagtaATTAGTTATAGTTATTTAAGACAAACAAATAAATTACAAGTTAACCCATATAAGAATATAACTTGCTAAGCTAGATAAAGAAGGACATATAGAGAAATTCACAATTGGAagtgatatatttatatttttaataaaataaaataataactagATAGTTATATTTATTTAAGACAAACAACAAAATTACAACTTAACTCATATAAGAATATAACTTGCTAAACTAGATAAAAAAAGACATATAGggaaattcacaattgaaaGTGGTATATTggggaagttggtgaaaaatccccAATCATAATATATCTTTGGgttcactccctacccacaaaattgtggtactatgtcatacaaaatgtgatacacttcatgtggaaatgtggtactaaaaaagtacttagggactgaacacaaaaaaaaaacggCGGCTGGAGACCGAAGGCCAATTTCCCGTATATTTATATGTaagtggatatatatatatatatatatatatatatatatatatatatatatatatatatataaatatatttacaaTACTACTTTTATATCACATTCTTATTTTTTTCCCCTAAACAAGCATACTactgatatattttaaaattaaaaataaccataaatgatttaaaaatattaaataccataacaaatttttttatgatttgaccgctgcaaatattttgatatttttccaAAAGCAAAAACACACACGAAGTTTCCAAATACATTAAAAAAACACCCTTTGTTTCTCATTACAAATATGGAAAAACTAAACCAATCATATACACAGCAACATGGGGTTTCAGGCGAAGGAATTTCCACAGAGAGCAGGCTAAAAAAAATCCCATCACTTCAAAAAAATTAGCAAGAACGAATAGAAACAAGTATCCACAACAGAATCAATCACATTACTCAACTCCAAAGAAGCTTTTGGCATTATAAGTTAGAAAGATATGCAATATACATAAGTAACTACCTTCAGAGTGCTATACACATTTTCAACCTTTAAGTTTCACATAAATGAAGTACAAAGTTTACAGGATTCCCATAGTCAGAAGAAGCTCCGGGGAAAGGGGAAGGCGAACTATGAGTCAATTCTGAGTGTATTGGTAACGAGTCCGATCCGTCAAGCTTCACCTGACGTGGATGTGGATTCGGTAGAAACGATGCCATGGCTCCAAAGTTGTTTTAGCTCCTTTCTCACCAAACCCAACAAAACACAAGTTCCTGAAGTTCACATGCATATATTGCATTTGTAAAAGTTGGAAAGCTAAAAttcaaacaaaaaaagaaaaggaaaagaatAATAGTAGCCGTTACTATTTCCTTAGAAATAAACTTGAAAATGGCAATTTCATTCATTTATATGCATGAAACAGAGAAACAATTATGGAACTGAAGATTACAAACGATATAGAGGGGGGAATAGTTTCTCTAACTGTATAAATTGATGGCAAGAGATTCATACCGAGTGTACAAGGAACCAGATAAAGAAGAGCAGGCTGACCGTGCCCATCCATCAAATATAAGCCTAAGTAGGTAAATAATAGGCCTGCAGCAAAGCATCTTCAATATTACTGTATTATTTAGTTCAAGCTCATTTATTGAGAGAAACTTGATAGGAAAATTGCCTTGTTCTTCAACAAAGTTAACTCAGAGCTTTCATGCAGTAATGGAACATGGCAAAAAAATCAAATGCGTGTAATGTTGAATGATAACAAAATAACTAGCAAGAATCCTGGGACTGCGGAGTATTATCTACCACGTTTGGATAGCAAGGAAAGAGAGATATTTTATGCTGAAATCCCTTGATTAAGTACTTGTTTGTAAAATTAAACTCTTGCTTTTAATTCCATGTATTTATTGTATCCCCACTCTTAACCACAAAGGTTGATCCTTAAGTCGCGAGCTTTTGGTTTTCCTAGATATGCCCAACATATTTGTGTAGTTCTTAATCAATAAATAATTCACCGATGGGAAACTGAATTTAAAGAGGTGATGAAACCAGAAAGGTATTGTTTTGGATCCAAGCAGCACAAGCCCAAATGTTCCATACATTAGAATATA from the Primulina eburnea isolate SZY01 chromosome 3, ASM2296580v1, whole genome shotgun sequence genome contains:
- the LOC140827419 gene encoding putative late blight resistance protein homolog R1A-3 yields the protein MAYAALVSLLHATDQFLDLDMCFFPFTREKIESFQGTINSLVAFLDKCPPICSQEINDLIREIRDVSYGAEDILESLIATHFLQKDGSDGYHRLKRFREMSFEQIVEKLEWINTEVSNIQLDGNDVHDRRISALAGSSREALRGNNSSLEALDDDLKMKLMEQLVAGCSQIDVIPIVGMGGIGKTTLARILFDSQLIKESFDIRGWVTVSQTYRVQEVVLGILKDIGVPLDKKKDVEQQLYQTLYGRKYLIVLDDVWDIQVWNDLRRLFPDKKNGSRIILTTRHSKVAAYANSFGAYHEMQLLDEDSSWSLLCREIFPQKNCPSELVEIGKEIARRCHGLPLALSAIGGHLKKEKHTVECWEYVSGNVNMVLKTTNDPTLEILTLSYNYLPHHLKACFLYFGFFQEDRPIEVFKLVNLWVAEGFVKPSRWNSIEHVAEEYLREVIERNLVFVHKYDSFGKPKRCGIHDLFRDICIREAKKEKLFYVLDTDEPPDDLLEINNLRRCVLEGYESPSMESNLTLRDYYDDYHVVWDDSNSSYSEDSNYSDTNIEYDGSDNTPANEHEYRFNIRDIMLTTRSLVCHGIDTSQQIKLASGLLKVLNISMGSTKFPMGILEFINLKYLHLGNVREIPSSISRLRNLQTLIIRVMQIKSMPSEIWKMKQLRHLLIGGFHLLDIPDVQGEGTNAYFLEYLQTLSEIIDFTCKREVIARVPNLKELKLLYSRDAVRWPFESMHNLVYLCELESLRLDFWPGEYNLQNLAFPFSLKKLVLVGCRIPWEKMTIIGILPNLEVLKLKLRATKGKFWETNEGEFMRLKFLSIQFSTLAEWKTEKDHFPSLRHLILQDCCLLEAIPCEIGEISTLEIIELNGCSPAAVSSAKEVLGEDSDIKLIIFNDVNKLHPVTDRYTFDFFVQHVCESIKESCLMVLKISGLLFKFWLKRNVLQNVVI